One segment of Paraburkholderia sp. PREW-6R DNA contains the following:
- a CDS encoding BON domain-containing protein, protein MNTINVLRLAAIALATVFSVNVWSQTDGAAAASSGTPSASAGMSKKDIRKADRALSRKVSRALQKGGVQMNGLNVIAKRGAITLAGQATDQAEIDKATAIAKGVEGVSSVKNGLTVRYGGQ, encoded by the coding sequence ATGAACACAATCAATGTGCTCAGACTTGCCGCGATCGCGCTAGCGACCGTGTTTTCCGTCAACGTGTGGTCGCAAACGGATGGTGCCGCCGCGGCCTCCTCAGGCACGCCGTCGGCGAGTGCGGGAATGTCGAAGAAGGACATTCGTAAAGCCGACCGTGCGCTGAGCAGAAAAGTGTCCCGGGCCCTTCAGAAAGGCGGCGTTCAGATGAATGGCCTCAACGTGATCGCCAAACGCGGTGCAATTACGCTCGCCGGGCAGGCCACCGATCAGGCCGAGATCGACAAGGCCACCGCTATTGCCAAAGGCGTGGAGGGCGTCTCGTCGGTAAAGAACGGTTTGACGGTTCGCTACGGAGGGCAGTAG
- a CDS encoding acetyl-CoA hydrolase/transferase family protein produces MSSSRILAPALRPLVRTADEAAAQIRPNMTVAMSGFTGSGYPKAVPSALATQIQTAHERGEDFRINVLTGASTAPELDGALARVDGISMRLPYQSDPTLRDKINSGELDYQDIHLSHVAQYAWFGLFGQIDVAIVEVAGIREDGLLIPSASVGNNKTWLELARKVILEVNSRQPAGLDGMHDIYYGTALPPNREPIPLTKSSDRIGQPYLRCPADKITAIVETNAPDRSNAFSAPDATSRQIAAHLLDFLRHEVSRGRLPTNLLPLQSGVGNIPNAVLAELSTAGFSNLTAFTEVIQDGMLDLLADGTLSCASATALSLSPDAVKRFANQIDLLREKIVLRPQEISNHPELVRRLGCIAMNGMIEADIYGNVNSTHVMGTKIQNGIGGSGDFARNGYLSFFMSASVAKDGAISRIVPMASHVDHTEHDVAVVVTEQGIADVRGLSPKQRARKIIANCAHPDFRPMLEDYFERACRESFGKQTPHLLGEALSWHERFVRTGSMKP; encoded by the coding sequence ATGTCATCGTCACGCATCCTCGCTCCCGCATTGCGCCCGTTGGTCCGTACTGCCGACGAAGCCGCCGCCCAGATTCGCCCCAACATGACCGTCGCGATGAGCGGCTTTACCGGATCGGGCTACCCCAAAGCGGTGCCGAGTGCGCTCGCGACGCAGATCCAAACGGCGCACGAGCGCGGAGAAGATTTCCGCATCAACGTGCTCACAGGCGCGTCGACGGCGCCGGAACTCGACGGTGCGCTGGCCCGCGTCGACGGCATCTCCATGCGCCTGCCGTATCAATCCGATCCGACGTTGCGCGACAAGATCAACTCCGGCGAACTCGACTATCAGGACATCCACTTGAGTCACGTTGCGCAATATGCGTGGTTCGGACTGTTCGGCCAGATCGACGTGGCGATCGTCGAAGTTGCCGGCATCCGTGAGGATGGGCTGCTGATTCCTTCCGCGTCGGTCGGCAACAACAAGACGTGGCTCGAGCTTGCGAGAAAAGTGATCCTCGAAGTCAACTCGCGTCAGCCGGCCGGCCTCGATGGGATGCACGACATCTACTATGGCACCGCGCTGCCGCCGAACCGCGAGCCGATTCCGTTGACGAAGAGCAGCGACCGCATCGGCCAGCCGTATCTACGCTGCCCCGCCGACAAGATCACCGCCATCGTCGAAACCAACGCACCGGACCGCAGCAATGCCTTCTCCGCGCCGGATGCAACGTCCAGGCAGATAGCCGCGCATTTACTCGATTTTCTGCGTCATGAGGTTTCGCGCGGACGTCTGCCAACGAATCTGCTGCCACTGCAGTCGGGCGTCGGCAACATCCCCAACGCGGTGCTCGCGGAATTGAGCACGGCAGGCTTTTCCAATCTGACGGCGTTCACGGAGGTGATCCAGGACGGCATGCTCGATCTGCTCGCCGACGGCACGCTCAGCTGCGCGTCGGCGACGGCGCTGTCGCTGAGCCCTGACGCGGTCAAGCGTTTCGCGAACCAGATCGACTTGCTGCGCGAGAAGATCGTCCTGCGTCCACAGGAAATCAGCAATCATCCGGAACTGGTGCGCCGTCTGGGCTGTATTGCTATGAACGGCATGATCGAGGCCGACATTTACGGCAACGTCAATTCGACGCACGTGATGGGTACGAAGATCCAGAATGGGATCGGCGGGTCGGGGGATTTCGCGCGCAACGGATATCTGTCGTTCTTCATGTCGGCCAGCGTGGCAAAGGACGGGGCGATATCCCGGATCGTGCCGATGGCGAGCCACGTCGATCATACTGAGCACGATGTGGCGGTAGTCGTCACTGAACAGGGCATCGCGGATGTACGCGGCCTGTCGCCGAAGCAGCGGGCGCGGAAAATTATTGCGAACTGTGCGCACCCTGATTTCCGGCCGATGCTCGAGGACTATTTTGAGCGTGCATGCCGTGAGAGCTTTGGCAAGCAGACACCGCATCTGCTGGGCGAAGCTCTCAGCTGGCACGAGCGCTTCGTGCGCACCGGCTCAATGAAGCCGTAA
- a CDS encoding DUF3331 domain-containing protein: MMRLTGVAQYGGQHVMVTRRQQRRIWSGILDLLRSKSPTDHPSVASQGLVRRTAPSRDAERRAGLRPHNRNQLVIVLDRLDQNAITVSWRDPQGGCYAEQTWRLRHAPHKGTCVLSGRAIVAGTPVFMPFSRPRPANAGEMILPAALSQEDGVLNDPTHPTFSVHGADT; encoded by the coding sequence ATGATGCGGTTGACCGGGGTGGCTCAGTACGGAGGACAACACGTTATGGTCACGAGGCGGCAGCAGCGCAGAATCTGGTCGGGCATTCTCGATCTGCTGCGATCGAAATCGCCAACGGATCACCCATCTGTTGCGTCGCAGGGGTTGGTACGCCGGACAGCGCCGTCGCGCGACGCCGAGCGTCGCGCCGGGCTGCGTCCTCACAACCGCAACCAGCTGGTGATCGTTCTCGACCGCCTCGACCAGAACGCCATCACCGTTTCCTGGCGCGATCCGCAGGGGGGCTGTTACGCAGAGCAGACATGGCGCCTGAGGCACGCACCACATAAGGGGACTTGCGTACTCAGCGGGCGCGCCATCGTTGCCGGCACACCCGTGTTCATGCCGTTTTCCCGTCCCCGTCCAGCCAACGCTGGCGAGATGATCCTTCCCGCCGCACTGTCTCAGGAGGACGGTGTGCTCAACGATCCCACACATCCGACGTTCTCGGTGCACGGCGCAGATACTTGA
- a CDS encoding LLM class oxidoreductase, whose product MFSPNSIPYQQQPGYQRTYRQGRLSLGLFFPLEAFTGDTPSMLDQVSLARRAEKLGFSALWFRDVPLRDPSFGDSGQVFDPWVYLGFMAAHTRSIALGTASVILPIRNPLHTAKAATSVDQLSGGRLLLGVASGDRPVEFPAFGVDPEQRGSLFREYLEVFRKVQLTSFATVTWSGGRLEGADLIPKPTTAEIPFFVTGHSRQSLEWIARYSHGWITYPRAPKVQQLIVERWRTAVRAECGELFKPFTQSLYIDLTADPQTPPRPIHLGYQLGRHHLIALLHSLQEEVGVNHVIFNLKYGQRPAAEVIEELGEFVLPDFVMAS is encoded by the coding sequence ATGTTTTCTCCGAATTCCATTCCCTATCAGCAACAACCTGGCTATCAGCGCACCTACCGCCAAGGGCGCCTGAGCCTCGGTCTTTTCTTTCCTCTCGAAGCCTTCACCGGCGACACGCCAAGCATGCTCGACCAGGTGAGCCTCGCCCGCCGGGCCGAAAAACTGGGTTTCTCCGCTCTCTGGTTTCGCGACGTGCCGTTACGCGACCCCAGCTTCGGTGATTCGGGCCAAGTCTTCGATCCGTGGGTCTACTTGGGTTTTATGGCGGCGCACACTCGCTCGATTGCGCTGGGTACCGCGTCGGTCATCCTGCCAATCCGCAATCCCCTCCACACCGCCAAGGCCGCAACCAGTGTCGATCAGCTCAGTGGTGGCCGCCTGCTACTCGGCGTGGCTTCCGGTGACCGGCCAGTAGAGTTTCCAGCATTCGGTGTGGACCCGGAGCAGCGCGGCAGCCTGTTCCGCGAATATCTCGAGGTATTTCGCAAGGTTCAGCTCACCAGTTTCGCGACTGTGACCTGGTCCGGCGGCAGGCTCGAGGGAGCAGATCTGATTCCCAAGCCGACCACGGCGGAAATTCCTTTCTTCGTCACCGGCCATAGCCGCCAGTCGCTGGAGTGGATCGCACGCTACAGTCATGGCTGGATCACCTATCCGCGTGCGCCGAAGGTTCAGCAGCTGATTGTCGAGCGCTGGCGCACGGCGGTCCGTGCCGAGTGCGGGGAACTGTTCAAACCCTTCACCCAGTCGCTCTACATCGACCTGACCGCCGACCCGCAGACACCACCGCGGCCGATCCACCTGGGCTATCAACTGGGACGACATCACCTGATTGCGCTGCTGCACAGCCTGCAGGAGGAGGTTGGCGTGAACCATGTGATCTTCAATCTGAAATACGGCCAACGCCCCGCAGCGGAGGTCATCGAGGAGCTCGGTGAGTTCGTTCTCCCGGACTTTGTCATGGCGAGCTGA
- a CDS encoding SDR family oxidoreductase, whose protein sequence is MKTVVVAGAVGVIGRGLLAHYETKGVDLVAVSRRAPDFPTRARHLAVDLLDRESCEALLAQVPEATHLVFAAYQEKPTPAELVAVNLQMLKNIVEVMEKHAPNLQHVALMQGGKAYGVHIGPIPSPAKESDPRHMPPNFYYDQEDFLRERSVGKSWSWTAFRPEGVAGVAVGNPMNLLMVIAVYGTLAKALGVPMSFPGSRAAYDALYQVTDTRILASAVDWAGETDACRGEIYNITNGDYFRWSRVWPRLARFFEVAAGEPFPMVLQQMMADKAELWKRLVEKHNLRDYPYDQIVSWKFGDMIFKTTFDNISSTIKARKHGFHDCIDSEEMYIEMLTELREQRYIP, encoded by the coding sequence ATGAAAACAGTCGTCGTAGCAGGCGCGGTCGGAGTGATCGGGCGCGGATTACTCGCACACTATGAAACCAAAGGCGTCGATCTGGTCGCCGTTTCCCGACGCGCGCCTGATTTCCCGACGCGCGCGCGGCACCTGGCGGTTGACTTGCTGGACAGAGAATCCTGCGAGGCGCTACTTGCACAAGTACCGGAAGCGACGCATCTCGTGTTCGCAGCCTACCAGGAGAAGCCAACGCCAGCGGAACTGGTCGCGGTGAATCTGCAGATGTTGAAGAACATAGTCGAGGTCATGGAGAAGCACGCTCCGAACCTGCAACACGTCGCGCTGATGCAGGGAGGCAAGGCGTACGGCGTGCATATTGGCCCGATTCCGTCGCCCGCGAAGGAAAGCGACCCGCGCCATATGCCACCGAATTTCTATTACGATCAGGAGGATTTCCTTCGGGAACGTTCAGTGGGCAAATCATGGTCCTGGACCGCATTTCGTCCCGAGGGTGTCGCAGGGGTAGCCGTGGGGAATCCCATGAATCTGCTGATGGTGATTGCTGTGTATGGAACCTTGGCGAAGGCCTTGGGCGTTCCCATGTCTTTTCCCGGCTCGCGCGCCGCTTATGACGCACTCTACCAGGTGACCGATACGCGAATTCTCGCGAGCGCTGTCGATTGGGCCGGCGAGACCGACGCATGCCGAGGCGAGATTTACAACATCACCAATGGCGATTACTTCAGATGGTCTCGCGTCTGGCCGCGTCTGGCGCGGTTTTTCGAAGTGGCGGCCGGGGAGCCGTTCCCCATGGTGTTACAGCAGATGATGGCCGACAAGGCAGAACTGTGGAAGAGGCTGGTCGAGAAGCACAACCTTCGAGATTACCCATACGACCAGATCGTGTCGTGGAAGTTTGGCGACATGATTTTCAAAACGACTTTCGACAACATCTCCAGCACGATAAAGGCGCGCAAACACGGCTTCCATGATTGCATCGATTCAGAGGAAATGTACATCGAGATGCTGACCGAGCTTAGGGAGCAACGTTACATTCCCTGA
- a CDS encoding DUF6693 family protein produces the protein MQGNLILKSSLTIADIIGHAIIWVLLVPLTLGFALFVYPYYLYRFVISKTTAYSADGREIGRLACTIDLATIIGNIVIWAIISVVTLGVGYIFFMYKIIAHCMSHTRVISHASA, from the coding sequence ATGCAAGGTAATCTCATCCTCAAATCCAGCCTAACCATCGCGGACATCATCGGCCACGCTATCATCTGGGTTCTGCTCGTACCGCTCACACTCGGGTTCGCTTTGTTCGTCTACCCGTATTACCTGTACCGCTTCGTCATCAGCAAAACGACTGCTTACAGCGCGGACGGTCGCGAAATCGGACGACTCGCCTGCACGATCGATCTGGCAACTATCATCGGCAACATCGTGATCTGGGCGATCATCTCAGTGGTTACGCTCGGCGTCGGCTACATCTTCTTCATGTACAAAATTATTGCGCATTGCATGAGCCACACTCGCGTCATTTCGCACGCCTCGGCATGA
- a CDS encoding DNA adenine methylase, producing MVNPIVPWLGGKRRLADKIIPLFPQHDCYVEVFCGGAALYFLRPQPARVEILNDLNGELVNLYRVVQNHLEEFVRQFKWAISSRQVFKWHQQSVPETLTDIQRAARFYYLQHHAFGGKVSGQHFGTATTAPTVNLLRIEESLSAAHLRLAGATVENLSWLTCMERYDRSHTFFYCDPPYWQTEGYGVPFPFEEYERLAAFMLECKGRVMVSINDHPDIRRAFIGQSMLELDIRYSVNNASGCAPSSQPSRELVIANWDLEAGADDLFGSFSEG from the coding sequence ATGGTAAACCCGATAGTCCCGTGGCTGGGCGGCAAGCGCCGTCTGGCCGACAAAATCATTCCACTGTTTCCGCAGCACGACTGCTATGTCGAAGTGTTCTGCGGTGGAGCGGCGCTGTACTTCCTGCGGCCGCAACCCGCCCGCGTCGAAATTCTTAACGACCTGAACGGCGAACTCGTCAACCTCTATCGCGTGGTTCAGAACCACCTCGAGGAGTTTGTTCGACAGTTCAAGTGGGCGATCTCGAGTCGGCAGGTCTTTAAATGGCACCAACAATCGGTCCCGGAAACGCTCACCGATATCCAGCGAGCGGCACGGTTCTATTACCTTCAGCATCACGCGTTCGGCGGCAAGGTTAGTGGACAGCATTTCGGTACAGCGACAACAGCGCCAACCGTCAACCTGCTGCGTATTGAAGAGAGTCTATCGGCGGCGCACCTTCGCCTTGCCGGTGCGACGGTCGAGAATCTGTCGTGGCTGACGTGCATGGAGCGCTACGATCGTAGTCACACGTTTTTCTATTGCGATCCGCCTTACTGGCAGACCGAGGGCTATGGCGTCCCTTTTCCATTCGAGGAGTACGAGCGCCTTGCAGCGTTCATGCTGGAGTGCAAGGGCCGGGTGATGGTGAGTATCAACGACCACCCCGACATCCGCCGAGCATTTATCGGGCAGTCAATGCTGGAGCTCGACATCCGCTATTCAGTGAACAACGCGTCGGGGTGTGCCCCCTCGTCTCAGCCAAGCCGTGAGCTTGTCATTGCGAATTGGGATCTCGAAGCAGGCGCTGATGACCTCTTCGGCTCCTTTTCGGAAGGCTGA
- a CDS encoding glucosaminidase domain-containing protein — translation MNASDFIAAIAPAAQASAKNTRIPASFVVAQGALESGWGTSALAMQAYNLFGVKADASWHGAVMEMNTSEFIQGQRVTEPATWRKYPDWQACMDDHATFLVANPRYHPAFSCTSGSAFAMAVAAAGYSTDPQYGQKLVSIIRTHNLSSLDC, via the coding sequence ATGAACGCGAGCGATTTCATTGCGGCGATCGCGCCGGCCGCGCAGGCCAGCGCAAAAAACACGCGCATCCCAGCATCGTTCGTAGTCGCGCAAGGGGCACTCGAATCAGGATGGGGGACTTCAGCGCTGGCGATGCAGGCTTACAACCTGTTCGGCGTAAAAGCCGATGCGTCCTGGCACGGGGCGGTCATGGAGATGAACACATCGGAGTTCATACAGGGACAACGGGTAACAGAGCCAGCGACCTGGCGTAAGTATCCCGACTGGCAAGCCTGCATGGACGACCACGCAACGTTCCTCGTCGCGAATCCGCGCTATCACCCCGCGTTCTCGTGCACCAGCGGCTCGGCGTTCGCAATGGCGGTTGCCGCGGCAGGATATTCCACCGATCCGCAATACGGACAGAAGCTCGTCTCGATTATCCGGACGCACAACCTATCGTCACTCGACTGTTAA
- a CDS encoding baseplate J/gp47 family protein: protein MDQPTQASLIERVRQGFRAKLPNSDAWIFPNNLWIAATVVGGMLWELYAQAVAILAQCMPDTATGIWLQRWANLFRVYVKMPQAATGPLVVSGIPGTDVPAETIFARADGTQYVTQTDLALDANGDGVATVACSVAGSDGNALANDPMTLVSSVPGLNSDAVVGGGGIGAGTDIEEDDDLRARMLARMARRNRYGTLQDYEDWALEVPGVTRAWASSVGNVINVYFAMDAAYPGQFGVPQQSDAVILDAYLTDPCRKPIGAIPMARLPTGIPLNITIRCPSPFTAAIQSAVQSELDSYLLRTASPGRGYTAQDMQRVIDAAALFDYTLPQSTFVSRPPAELFTHSVINWETC from the coding sequence ATGGACCAACCCACTCAGGCCAGCCTCATCGAGCGCGTGCGGCAGGGATTCCGCGCGAAGCTTCCAAATTCCGATGCATGGATTTTCCCGAACAACCTGTGGATCGCGGCGACCGTCGTTGGCGGCATGCTGTGGGAACTGTATGCGCAGGCAGTCGCAATCCTTGCTCAGTGCATGCCGGATACCGCTACGGGCATCTGGCTTCAGCGCTGGGCCAACCTGTTTCGCGTCTACGTCAAGATGCCGCAGGCCGCCACAGGCCCACTTGTTGTCAGCGGTATCCCCGGAACGGACGTGCCCGCCGAGACCATCTTTGCTCGCGCAGACGGTACCCAGTACGTCACGCAGACGGATCTGGCACTTGACGCAAACGGCGACGGCGTCGCGACGGTCGCGTGCTCGGTGGCGGGTTCTGACGGCAATGCACTGGCTAACGATCCGATGACGCTCGTTTCAAGTGTGCCGGGCCTCAATTCAGACGCAGTGGTCGGGGGCGGTGGCATTGGAGCTGGCACGGACATCGAAGAGGATGACGATTTGCGCGCTCGGATGCTCGCACGGATGGCGCGACGGAACCGCTACGGAACCCTACAGGACTATGAGGATTGGGCCCTCGAAGTGCCGGGCGTGACGCGGGCGTGGGCGTCGTCCGTCGGCAACGTGATCAACGTCTATTTCGCAATGGACGCCGCATACCCAGGTCAGTTCGGAGTGCCTCAGCAGAGCGACGCCGTAATTCTCGATGCCTATCTGACGGACCCGTGTCGCAAACCGATCGGCGCCATTCCGATGGCGAGACTGCCCACGGGTATCCCGCTCAATATCACGATCCGGTGCCCGAGCCCGTTCACCGCAGCTATCCAGAGTGCGGTGCAGTCGGAGCTCGACAGCTATCTGCTGCGTACTGCATCACCGGGACGGGGCTATACCGCGCAGGACATGCAGCGCGTGATCGATGCTGCCGCGTTGTTCGACTACACGTTGCCTCAGTCGACGTTCGTATCGAGACCGCCGGCCGAGCTCTTCACGCATTCAGTCATCAACTGGGAGACGTGCTGA
- a CDS encoding phage GP46 family protein produces MIRCSPTYGDGWDFVAMPDPTGAADFSNVPDWQVSNGDLAAGNQLHSAVIIQLLTEARAPADSPFLDNPEDRRGWWGDVYSPFPVGSLLWTLYRQPLTDQVIEAAGGYARDAMQHLVDQGAAARQECTVTADKRQGAMFIQPMLYGRDGRIIYNRQFRRYWT; encoded by the coding sequence ATGATTCGATGCTCTCCCACTTACGGCGACGGATGGGATTTCGTCGCCATGCCGGATCCGACCGGTGCTGCGGATTTCTCGAACGTCCCCGACTGGCAGGTGAGCAACGGCGACCTTGCCGCTGGCAACCAGCTACATAGCGCAGTCATCATCCAGCTGCTGACAGAGGCACGCGCGCCTGCCGACTCACCGTTTCTGGATAACCCGGAAGACAGACGCGGATGGTGGGGCGATGTCTACAGCCCATTTCCTGTCGGAAGTCTGCTCTGGACGCTTTATCGCCAACCACTAACCGACCAGGTCATCGAGGCTGCAGGCGGCTATGCACGGGACGCCATGCAGCACCTTGTCGATCAGGGCGCAGCGGCGCGTCAGGAGTGCACGGTCACCGCCGACAAGCGGCAAGGCGCGATGTTCATCCAGCCAATGCTATACGGCCGCGATGGTCGGATCATTTACAACAGGCAGTTCCGTCGCTACTGGACCTGA
- a CDS encoding phage baseplate assembly protein has product MRKVVQRARTTFRRAFVVGITQAANKVVTLAGLADQQKTAEWIEPYGLAATPKIGAETVAQCIDGDESHNVVVVVGDRRFRFVVDDGEVALYTYINSQRPHRLHFRNDGTIQLLGEALRIEVPQGADLIGDLRITGDLTLQGNFAQTGDQNVTGDITASGTVTGDTDVKFGAVSGLQHRHGGVQHGNEESDGPE; this is encoded by the coding sequence ATGAGAAAGGTAGTGCAGCGTGCCCGAACGACGTTCCGGCGCGCTTTTGTCGTTGGGATAACGCAGGCAGCGAACAAGGTCGTGACGCTCGCGGGTCTGGCTGACCAGCAGAAAACCGCCGAATGGATCGAGCCCTACGGCCTGGCCGCCACGCCGAAGATCGGTGCCGAAACCGTCGCTCAATGCATCGACGGTGACGAGTCGCATAACGTCGTCGTGGTCGTCGGCGATCGCCGCTTTCGCTTCGTGGTCGACGATGGTGAGGTGGCGCTCTACACATACATCAACTCGCAGCGGCCGCACCGTCTGCACTTCAGGAATGACGGCACCATTCAGCTGCTCGGAGAAGCGCTGCGTATTGAAGTGCCGCAGGGTGCTGACCTGATTGGCGATCTTCGCATCACTGGCGACCTGACTCTGCAAGGCAACTTTGCGCAGACCGGCGACCAGAATGTGACGGGCGACATCACGGCCAGCGGCACGGTGACAGGCGACACAGACGTGAAGTTCGGCGCCGTCTCCGGTCTGCAGCATCGGCACGGCGGTGTGCAGCACGGAAATGAAGAATCGGACGGTCCCGAATGA
- a CDS encoding phage baseplate assembly protein: MPATQPADFPNLVTLEVDGLTFEGWKSVKVTQAIKQGAIAFGLEVTEKWYGRTEAWRIQPGAAARLFIDGTLVCTGFVDALEISISDTEHQINVCGRSRAGDLIDSSTVVPGGNFRGADALSIIGAIAKPYGIAVHAQTDDDTPSRVANATFNKAGRATLKKASKKLSAGKSRIGNFEINQGEKAYDTIERLCKLSGLLVFSRADGDLQIARAGSDRYSFKLPPFKHAAAKFDWSKRFSQYIGKGQQSDPHFGNVGASAVAWTNADHAAYVKKAQAHLAPSASVTDAQISNYVSPAGKRTGRYRPCIVRPEGPCDHGATLERVQWQMARDFGESINLKVIVQGFHAPDGTLWQVNRLVRVTDERLNLDHELLIASVEFRKDASGTVTEMELAPQGAYSPEPVAASSATGATGTKSVLWHR; the protein is encoded by the coding sequence ATGCCCGCAACGCAACCAGCTGATTTTCCGAACCTTGTCACGCTTGAGGTGGACGGCCTCACATTCGAAGGGTGGAAGTCGGTCAAAGTCACCCAGGCGATCAAGCAGGGGGCGATTGCGTTCGGACTTGAGGTCACCGAGAAATGGTACGGGCGAACCGAGGCGTGGCGAATTCAGCCGGGCGCCGCGGCGCGGCTGTTCATTGATGGCACACTCGTTTGCACAGGCTTCGTCGACGCGCTCGAGATCTCGATCTCGGATACCGAGCATCAGATCAATGTATGCGGCCGCTCGCGCGCGGGGGATCTGATCGACTCGTCGACGGTGGTGCCCGGTGGCAACTTCCGGGGCGCCGATGCGCTTTCGATCATTGGCGCAATTGCCAAGCCATATGGCATCGCGGTGCATGCGCAAACGGATGACGACACGCCGAGCCGCGTTGCGAACGCAACGTTCAACAAGGCGGGCCGGGCGACGTTGAAAAAGGCTAGCAAGAAGCTGTCGGCCGGCAAGTCGCGTATTGGAAACTTTGAGATAAATCAGGGAGAAAAAGCGTATGACACAATCGAAAGGCTGTGCAAGTTGTCGGGCCTTCTGGTCTTCAGCCGCGCGGATGGAGATCTCCAGATTGCCCGCGCTGGCAGCGACCGCTATTCGTTCAAACTACCTCCCTTCAAGCACGCAGCCGCCAAGTTCGACTGGTCCAAGCGCTTCTCCCAGTACATTGGCAAAGGGCAGCAGAGCGACCCTCATTTCGGAAATGTTGGGGCGTCTGCGGTAGCGTGGACGAATGCGGACCACGCGGCCTACGTGAAAAAGGCACAGGCGCATCTGGCACCGTCAGCGTCCGTCACGGACGCGCAGATCTCGAACTACGTAAGTCCGGCTGGAAAGCGCACAGGCCGCTATCGACCTTGCATCGTTCGTCCTGAGGGTCCGTGTGACCATGGCGCCACGCTTGAGCGTGTCCAGTGGCAGATGGCGCGCGACTTCGGCGAGTCGATCAACCTGAAGGTAATCGTTCAGGGCTTCCATGCGCCAGACGGCACGCTCTGGCAGGTCAACCGCCTCGTGCGCGTGACCGATGAACGTCTGAATCTTGATCACGAGCTGCTGATCGCCAGTGTCGAATTCCGCAAGGATGCATCGGGCACCGTGACGGAGATGGAGCTCGCGCCACAGGGGGCGTACAGCCCCGAGCCGGTAGCCGCTTCCTCTGCCACGGGAGCCACGGGAACCAAGTCAGTGCTGTGGCATCGTTAG